Within the Pseudonocardia alni genome, the region GACAGTGCCGCGTCCAGCGCGCCGCGCAGCGAGCCCGACTCGACGGCGTAGAGCGAACCGCCCGGGACGATGACCTCCTCGGTCACCCGGCCCTCACCGGCCTCGACCCAGCCCAGCGGCCGGGCGGAGCCGTCGACGACGACCGACCAGCCGTCGTCGGGGAGGGGGTCGCCGACCGAGAGCACCGGCAGCGACCCGATCGGGATGGTGTCCGAGGACAGGAAGCCCAGGCCCCGGTAGCCGCGGTCGCGGCCGACGAAGTTGTCGACGAAACCGTCGACCGGGCGGGACAGCAGCACGCCCGGCTCGTCGTACTGGGCGAGCTTGCCGCCGACCCGGAACACCGCGACCTTGTCGCCGAGCTTGATGGCCTCGTCGATGTCGTGGGTGACGAACACGATGGTCTTGCCGAGCTCGGACTGCAGCCGCAGCAGCTCCTCCTGCAGGCTCTCCCGGACGATCGGGTCCACCGCGGAGAACGGCTCGTCCATCAGCAGCACGGGCGGGTCAGCGGCGAGCGCGCGGGCCACGCCGACCCGCTGCTGCTGGCCGCCGGACAGCTGCGCCGGGTAGCGCCCGGCCATCGAGGTGTCGAGGCCGACGATCTCCATGAGCTCCATCGCCCGGTCCCGCGCGGCCTTCTTGCTGCTCCCGACGAGCATCGGCACGGTCGCGATGTTGTCGACGATCGTGCGGTGCGGGAACAGCCCGGCCTGCTGGATGACGTAGCCGATGCCCCGGCGCAGCTCGGCCGGATCGGCGGACAGCACGTCGCGCCCGTCGACGCGCAGCTCGCCGCCGGTCGGCTCGATCATCCTGTTGATCATGCGGAGGGAGGTCGTCTTGCCGCAGCCGGACGGGCCCACGAAGACCGTGATCCGCCCCTGCTCCGCGACGAGGTCGAGCTCGTCGACCGCGACCGTCCCGTCCGGGAAGCGCTTCGTGACGCCCCGGAACTCGATCATCGGCGGTTCCCCCTGCCGTCGCGCGGGACCCCTGCTCCCCGCTTGGTCGCAGCACACTAACCCGGTCGTGCGCGACGGGCGAGCGGTCGACCGCAGGTCACCGGCACCCCGTCGCGCTTGACCTGCAGTCCGGTTCAGCACCGACGCTGCGCACATGACCCTGACCACTGTTCTGGGCCCGCCCGGTGTCTCCACCGGACCCGCTCCCGCCGACGCCGCGGCCCTGGAGGACGCCGGTGCCCGCACCCT harbors:
- a CDS encoding ABC transporter ATP-binding protein; translation: MIEFRGVTKRFPDGTVAVDELDLVAEQGRITVFVGPSGCGKTTSLRMINRMIEPTGGELRVDGRDVLSADPAELRRGIGYVIQQAGLFPHRTIVDNIATVPMLVGSSKKAARDRAMELMEIVGLDTSMAGRYPAQLSGGQQQRVGVARALAADPPVLLMDEPFSAVDPIVRESLQEELLRLQSELGKTIVFVTHDIDEAIKLGDKVAVFRVGGKLAQYDEPGVLLSRPVDGFVDNFVGRDRGYRGLGFLSSDTIPIGSLPVLSVGDPLPDDGWSVVVDGSARPLGWVEAGEGRVTEEVIVPGGSLYAVESGSLRGALDAALSSPSGQGVAVDADGRVAGSVTADSVLEALPAARDSHNAA